The following are from one region of the Aphis gossypii isolate Hap1 unplaced genomic scaffold, ASM2018417v2 Contig00322, whole genome shotgun sequence genome:
- the LOC126553739 gene encoding mitochondrial intermembrane space import and assembly protein 40-B-like: MSQIIKDGKDTIIFATKEDHQSPSKVILSPPEPDQRPGHIFPDGSINWKYPSLQITGPCKMLFKEAFTCYHYSQEESKGMECREKATATKTCMKQYPKVYSKFLNAIEKAGETVKNEKTNS, encoded by the coding sequence ATGtcacaaataattaaagatgGTAAAGACACAATTATATTTGCCACAAAAGAAGATCATCAGTCACCTAGTAAAGTCATATTATCACCTCCAGAACCGGATCAAAGACCGGGACATATATTTCCTGATGGATCCATAAATTGGAAGTATCCATCCTTACAGATAACTGGACCgtgtaaaatgttattcaaagAAGCATTTACATGTTATCATTATAGTCAAGAAGAATCTAAAGGTATGGAATGTAGGGAAAAGGCGACAGCTACGAAGACATGCATGAAGCAATATCCAAaagtatattcaaaatttttaaatgcaatagaAAAAGCTGGTGAAActgtgaaaaatgaaaaaacgaATTCATAA
- the LOC126553742 gene encoding putative nuclease HARBI1 produces MDTSSSSSSDDERVIEFVSRLGRTRKPRIFRKRADHFIEWDENEFYNRFRLSKRCVNTVLDLIAFKIESPTNRNHAVTSSQMILFTIRFLASGCMLITAGDFAGIHKTTAGKYIWKVLQAIAQLKKKFLMFSNDPVVLQSIKKKFYSIAKFPKVVGALDCTHVKIQSPGGSNAEVYRNRKQFFSLNVQAICDSNLKFLDVVSRWQGSAHDSRIFQHSKICSRFENGEFGDSILIADSGYPLKKYCITPLLHVETPAENLFNESQIRTRNPIERTFGVWKRRFPILSTGIRLNIRKAQCLIMVTAILHNIATIEKEQVLPPLPVEIEEAINFLNL; encoded by the exons atggatACTTCATCATCAAGTTCAAGTGATGATGAACGTGTAATTGAATTTGTGAGTAGACTTGGAAGAACAAGAAAACCTAGAATTTTTCGTAAACGTGCAGATCATTTTATTGAATGGgatgaaaatgaattttataacaGATTTCGTTTAAGTAAACGATGTGTTAATACTGTACTGGACCTTAtagcatttaaaattgaatctcCCACTAATcg AAACCATGCAGTAACATCGTCacaaatgattttattcaCAATTCGTTTCCTTGCGTCTGGTTGTATGTTAATCACTGCAGGAGATTTTGCAGGAATTCATAAGACAACTGctggaaaatatatatggAAAGTTTTACAGGCAATAgctcaattgaaaaaaaagtttttaatgttttctaaTGATCCAGTAGTTCttcaaagtattaaaaaaaaattttattctattgcGAAATTCCCAAAAGTTGTTGGTGCATTGGATTGTACTCATGTAAAGATACAATCACCTg gtggATCAAATGCAGAGGTATATAGAAACAGGAAGcagtttttttcattaaatgttcAGGCAATTtgtgattcaaatttaaaatttcttgacGTAGTTTCGCGGTGGCAGGGGTCAGCACATGATTCCCGAATTTTTcaacattcaaaaatatgctCACGTTTTGAGAATGGGGAATTTGGGGATAGTATTCTCATAGCAGATAGTGGATATCCtctcaaaaaatattgcattacaCCACTGTTGCATGTGGAAACTCCCGCAGAAAACTTGTTTAATGAATCACAAATCAGAACAAGGAATCCTATAGAAAGAACGTTTGGTGTGTGGAAAAGAAGATTCCCAATTCTATCTACAGGgattagattaaatataagaaaagcACAATGCTTAATCATGGTGACagctattttacataatattgcaaCAATAGAAAAAGAACAAGTACTACCTCCATTACCAGTAGAAATCGAAGAAgccattaatttt ctCAACTTGTAG